The following proteins are encoded in a genomic region of Mycolicibacterium rutilum:
- a CDS encoding HNH endonuclease signature motif containing protein, translating into MGFERMCEALAVIRREIAVLRSEPLDGASTAELLAFAADWESLVRSSATVEHRVVAQLMRAPAEELGVSSVGKALQTLLKISPTDANRRVGEAADLAPRMAMTGEVLAPVLANTAAAVADGRIGSEQLRLLRKFFNKQIPPSVSFDVREQAEKHLADVAGTLNPAGLEKALEHMVTVLEEHFEFREHERRRKTGIWFGPQDRDGISEIHGAVDAPTRGWIEAGLASYAAPGQNMPDADPAPPAEPAPRPEPAPRPEPEPDPAPSAEPAPQPEPEALDPSPSEELALRDTRTRAQRNHDGLGAMCRDLLASGKVGSHNGFPATMVITATLQDLQEAAGFGVTAGGTLVPMADVIRLAAQAHHYLAVFDKHTSEPLYLGRAKRCASTAQRLMLFALERGCTRPGCTAPAYETQVHHAVADWADGGSTDITALTLACPDDNRSVKPGGYRTRKRRDGRTEWLPPPQLDTGQARVNNHHHPERYLIPDDGAGENADDDDGGERPDPSDPDRDAS; encoded by the coding sequence ATGGGATTCGAACGTATGTGTGAAGCGCTTGCGGTGATTCGCCGCGAGATTGCGGTGCTGCGTTCTGAGCCCCTCGATGGCGCGTCGACTGCTGAGTTGTTGGCGTTCGCCGCTGATTGGGAGTCGTTGGTCCGGTCGTCGGCGACGGTGGAGCACCGCGTGGTGGCGCAATTGATGCGGGCACCGGCAGAGGAGTTGGGCGTATCCAGCGTCGGTAAGGCGTTGCAGACGTTGTTGAAGATTTCGCCGACGGATGCCAACCGGCGCGTCGGTGAGGCTGCGGATCTGGCGCCACGGATGGCGATGACCGGTGAGGTGCTCGCCCCGGTGTTGGCCAACACCGCGGCTGCCGTGGCCGACGGCCGGATTGGCTCCGAGCAGTTGCGGCTGCTCCGCAAGTTCTTCAACAAGCAGATTCCGCCGTCGGTGAGTTTCGATGTGCGTGAGCAGGCCGAAAAGCACTTGGCGGATGTGGCGGGCACGCTGAATCCGGCAGGGCTGGAAAAGGCGCTCGAGCACATGGTGACCGTCTTGGAAGAGCACTTCGAGTTCCGTGAGCATGAGCGTCGCCGCAAGACGGGGATCTGGTTCGGTCCGCAGGATCGCGATGGGATCAGTGAGATCCACGGCGCAGTCGATGCGCCGACCCGGGGGTGGATCGAGGCCGGGTTGGCCAGCTACGCCGCTCCGGGACAAAACATGCCCGACGCCGACCCTGCCCCGCCGGCCGAGCCTGCCCCGCGGCCCGAACCTGCCCCGCGGCCCGAACCTGAACCCGACCCTGCCCCGTCGGCCGAGCCTGCCCCGCAGCCCGAACCTGAAGCACTGGATCCAAGTCCGTCGGAGGAGTTGGCCCTGCGCGACACCCGCACGCGGGCGCAGCGCAATCACGATGGGCTGGGAGCGATGTGTCGTGATCTGCTGGCTTCAGGCAAGGTCGGCAGTCATAACGGGTTCCCGGCGACCATGGTGATCACCGCGACGCTGCAGGACCTGCAGGAGGCCGCGGGGTTCGGGGTGACGGCGGGCGGGACGTTGGTGCCGATGGCCGACGTGATCCGGCTGGCCGCTCAGGCCCATCATTACCTGGCGGTGTTCGACAAACACACCAGCGAACCGCTGTATCTGGGCCGGGCTAAACGGTGCGCGTCCACGGCGCAGCGGTTGATGTTGTTCGCCCTGGAGCGGGGCTGCACCCGCCCGGGCTGCACCGCCCCGGCCTATGAGACTCAGGTGCATCACGCGGTCGCCGACTGGGCCGATGGCGGGAGCACCGATATCACCGCGCTGACGCTGGCGTGTCCGGACGACAACCGCTCGGTCAAGCCCGGCGGGTACCGCACGCGGAAACGTAGAGACGGCCGCACCGAATGGCTGCCTCCACCACAGCTGGACACCGGCCAGGCCCGGGTCAACAATCACCACCACCCCGAGCGCTACTTGATCCCCGATGACGGCGCCGGCGAGAACGCCGACGATGACGACGGCGGCGAAAGACCCGACCCCAGCGACCCTGACCGCGACGCCAGCTGA
- a CDS encoding phytoene desaturase family protein → MSIPTTADAVVIGAGHNGLVAAAMLADAGWDVVVLEAQEQPGGAVKSAELFPGYTSDLYSAFYPLSVMSPALKALHLEDHGLCWSHSPAVVGHARDAEDDDAPVIWHELDRTVADLNRRTPGDGDRWRDLFNQWRRIREPLLETLFAPFPPVRGAVGLLRELGTADALRLAHLLLLPAGVMAERLFDGEAARLLLLGNAMHADVPIDAPGSGVMGYMLIMMAQDGGFPVPVGGAGQLTAALVNRATSAGAHIECGHEVEAIDVRGRRAVSVRTTGGASIRVRRAVVADTSAPALYQHLLPADALPASVLQDFDRFVWDTPVLKINYALDAPIPWRSKSLNDAGTVHLGADHDGLIRWMADLNTGTVPLHPFLLFGQMTTADPSRSPAGTESAWAYTHLPRGVDDDASADQLSAAVDMVLEKHAPGFGEHIVGKMIQRPSDLQASDANLHAGAVNGGTSQLFQQLIFRPIPGFGGADTPIENVYLGSAGASPGGGVHGVCGRNAARAALGGDGRLGWPRRQLNRAVLSMLTR, encoded by the coding sequence GTGAGCATCCCGACCACGGCCGACGCCGTGGTGATCGGAGCCGGCCACAACGGTCTCGTCGCCGCGGCGATGCTCGCCGACGCCGGCTGGGACGTCGTGGTGCTCGAAGCGCAGGAGCAACCCGGCGGCGCGGTGAAGAGCGCCGAACTGTTCCCCGGCTACACCAGCGACCTGTACAGCGCGTTCTATCCGCTGTCGGTGATGTCGCCCGCACTGAAGGCGCTGCACCTCGAGGACCACGGCCTGTGCTGGTCGCACTCACCGGCCGTCGTCGGGCACGCCCGCGATGCCGAGGACGACGACGCGCCGGTGATCTGGCACGAACTCGACCGCACCGTCGCCGATCTCAACCGCCGCACACCCGGCGACGGCGACCGCTGGCGCGACCTGTTCAACCAGTGGCGCCGCATCCGGGAACCGCTGCTGGAGACATTGTTCGCCCCGTTCCCGCCGGTGCGCGGAGCCGTCGGGTTGCTGCGCGAGCTCGGCACCGCCGACGCGCTTCGCCTCGCGCATCTGCTCTTGCTGCCCGCCGGAGTCATGGCCGAGCGGCTCTTCGACGGCGAGGCAGCGCGACTTCTGTTGCTGGGCAACGCCATGCATGCCGACGTGCCGATCGACGCCCCGGGAAGCGGCGTCATGGGCTACATGCTGATCATGATGGCCCAGGACGGCGGCTTCCCGGTACCCGTCGGCGGCGCCGGACAACTGACGGCCGCTCTGGTCAACCGCGCCACCTCCGCGGGTGCCCACATCGAATGCGGCCACGAAGTCGAGGCGATCGACGTCCGCGGCCGCCGCGCCGTCTCCGTCCGTACGACTGGCGGCGCCTCGATACGCGTGCGCCGCGCGGTGGTCGCCGACACCTCCGCTCCCGCCCTGTATCAACATCTGTTGCCGGCCGACGCCCTTCCTGCGTCGGTGCTGCAGGACTTCGACCGGTTCGTCTGGGACACCCCGGTTTTGAAGATCAACTACGCGCTCGACGCGCCGATCCCGTGGCGGTCCAAGAGCCTCAACGACGCCGGCACCGTCCACCTCGGCGCCGACCACGACGGGCTGATCCGCTGGATGGCCGACCTGAACACCGGCACCGTGCCGCTGCACCCGTTCCTGCTGTTCGGTCAGATGACCACTGCCGATCCCAGCCGCTCACCGGCAGGCACCGAAAGCGCCTGGGCGTACACGCATCTGCCGCGCGGTGTGGACGACGACGCGTCGGCGGACCAACTGTCGGCCGCCGTCGACATGGTGCTGGAGAAACACGCACCCGGTTTCGGTGAGCACATCGTCGGCAAGATGATCCAGCGGCCGTCCGACCTGCAGGCCAGTGATGCGAACCTGCATGCGGGCGCTGTCAACGGCGGTACCTCACAGTTGTTCCAGCAGTTGATCTTCCGGCCGATACCCGGCTTCGGCGGCGCGGACACCCCGATCGAGAACGTCTACCTCGGCAGCGCGGGCGCGTCGCCGGGCGGGGGAGTGCACGGCGTGTGCGGCCGCAACGCCGCCCGGGCCGCGCTCGGCGGTGACGGACGGCTGGGCTGGCCGCGCCGCCAACTCAACCGCGCGGTCTTGTCGATGCTGACCCGGTGA
- a CDS encoding SDR family NAD(P)-dependent oxidoreductase translates to MAQGRPLALVTGASSGIGFELAKLFADDGYDLVIAADDDAIHACAEKLRSGAGEVRAVQADLRKPQDVDRLYRSATENGRRIELAALNAGTGGGGRFVDRGLEEDMNTIDLNVRSTTHLAKFVLQDMVSANSGKVLFTSSVASMMPGSLQTVYNATKSYVQSFAEALQDELRDTDVTITSLMPGPTETNFFRRAGMLDTLVGRMPKDDPGKVAKQGYEALKRGDKKVVASSPLSKAMGVMNRVMPDSVKAVSSRLISK, encoded by the coding sequence ATGGCACAAGGACGACCTCTCGCGCTTGTCACGGGCGCTTCCAGCGGAATCGGATTCGAGCTGGCAAAGCTGTTCGCCGACGACGGATACGACCTGGTGATCGCCGCCGACGACGACGCCATCCACGCCTGCGCCGAAAAGCTCAGGAGCGGTGCCGGGGAGGTGCGGGCGGTGCAGGCGGACCTGCGCAAGCCCCAGGACGTGGACCGGCTCTACCGCAGCGCCACCGAGAACGGCCGCCGCATTGAACTGGCCGCACTCAATGCCGGCACTGGCGGCGGCGGACGCTTCGTCGATCGCGGCCTCGAAGAGGACATGAACACGATCGATCTGAACGTCAGGTCGACGACGCATCTGGCCAAGTTCGTGCTGCAGGACATGGTCAGCGCGAACTCCGGCAAGGTGCTGTTCACTTCGTCGGTCGCGTCGATGATGCCGGGCTCGCTGCAGACGGTCTACAACGCGACGAAGTCGTATGTGCAGTCGTTCGCCGAGGCGCTGCAGGACGAACTGCGCGACACCGACGTCACGATCACCTCGCTGATGCCCGGTCCGACCGAGACCAACTTCTTCCGTCGCGCGGGCATGCTGGACACGCTCGTCGGCCGGATGCCCAAGGACGACCCGGGCAAGGTGGCCAAGCAGGGCTACGAGGCGCTCAAGCGCGGCGACAAGAAAGTCGTTGCGTCGTCGCCGCTTTCGAAGGCGATGGGCGTGATGAACCGGGTGATGCCCGACTCGGTCAAGGCCGTCTCCAGCAGGCTGATCTCGAAGTGA
- a CDS encoding alpha/beta fold hydrolase, which yields MTAGPPPIAGARRSFVDARGVRFHVTEAGPADGRPVLALHGWPQHHWCYRDLLADPPPGLRIIAPDLPGYGWSGPAPHRWAKDDVAADVLALLDAIGLERVLLVGHDWGAYVGYRLVLTAPERFDGYLTMNMAHPWVSPRTIAPHLWRLWYQVPLAAFGGFAQRRTDLVARVFRIGSDLDRETAKVYVDRFRDPVVARAGRDTYRTFLLRELPAAGIAPKPPRATVPIRCLFGERDSAVHPSLVDPATADADDYRLELADASHFIVDERPELVRAALIALADETSPK from the coding sequence ATGACTGCCGGTCCACCGCCGATTGCCGGCGCCCGACGATCCTTCGTCGACGCGCGCGGGGTGCGGTTCCACGTGACGGAGGCCGGACCTGCCGACGGGCGCCCGGTGCTGGCGCTGCACGGCTGGCCCCAGCACCACTGGTGTTACCGCGATCTGCTGGCCGACCCGCCGCCGGGGTTACGGATCATCGCGCCTGACCTGCCGGGGTACGGATGGTCCGGGCCGGCTCCGCACCGGTGGGCCAAGGACGACGTTGCCGCTGACGTGCTGGCGCTGCTCGACGCGATCGGTCTCGAGCGGGTGCTGCTGGTCGGTCACGACTGGGGTGCCTACGTCGGATACCGCCTGGTGTTGACGGCGCCGGAGCGGTTCGACGGCTATCTGACGATGAACATGGCGCATCCCTGGGTCAGCCCGCGCACGATCGCGCCGCACCTGTGGCGGCTCTGGTACCAGGTGCCGCTCGCCGCGTTCGGCGGGTTCGCGCAGCGTCGCACTGATTTGGTCGCCCGGGTGTTTCGCATCGGGTCGGACCTCGACCGGGAGACGGCGAAGGTGTACGTCGACCGTTTCCGCGATCCCGTCGTCGCACGCGCGGGCCGCGATACGTACCGGACGTTCCTGCTGCGCGAATTGCCCGCCGCAGGGATCGCGCCGAAGCCGCCGCGCGCGACCGTGCCGATCCGGTGCCTGTTCGGCGAGCGCGACAGCGCCGTGCATCCGTCGCTGGTCGACCCGGCGACGGCCGACGCCGACGATTACAGGCTCGAGTTGGCCGACGCCAGTCATTTCATCGTCGACGAACGCCCGGAACTGGTCCGGGCGGCGCTGATCGCGCTCGCGGACGAGACTTCACCGAAATAA